From a region of the Coprococcus comes ATCC 27758 genome:
- the miaB gene encoding tRNA (N6-isopentenyl adenosine(37)-C2)-methylthiotransferase MiaB encodes MSGYNNKEEIEKILESVDITGEAPIAEPERQYYFIKKARKYVKEMSEKIGRPLTATTVTFGCQMNARDSEKLVGVLELIGYKEEPDEEKADFVIYNTCTVRENANLRVYGRLGQLGAKKKKNPHMFIGLCGCMMQEPTVVEKIKKSYRFVDLIFGTHNIYKFAELIVTRFESERMVIDIWKDTDKIVEDLPSERKFSFKSGVNIMFGCNNFCSYCIVPYVRGRERSRNPKDIIREIEGLVADGVVEVMLLGQNVNSYGKNLEEPMTFAQLLQEIEKIEGLERIRFMTSHPKDLSDELIDVMAHSKKICKHLHLPVQSGSSRILQKMNRHYTKEHYLEVVRKIREAVPDISLTTDIIVGFPGETEEDFQDTLDIVRQVRYDSAFTFIYSKRTGTPAAAMEDQVPDDVVKDRFDRLLKEVQQISAEVCSVHQGTTQDVLVESVNDHDPSLVTGRMSNNLLVHFPGDESMIGKIVTVYLKEAKGFYYMGELCK; translated from the coding sequence ATGTCTGGATATAACAATAAAGAAGAAATAGAAAAAATATTAGAAAGTGTCGATATAACCGGCGAAGCTCCTATTGCGGAACCAGAAAGGCAGTATTATTTTATTAAGAAAGCACGCAAATATGTAAAGGAAATGTCTGAAAAGATAGGACGCCCTTTAACCGCGACTACCGTAACCTTTGGGTGTCAGATGAACGCTCGTGACTCCGAAAAGCTGGTCGGAGTTCTGGAACTGATCGGATACAAGGAAGAGCCGGATGAAGAGAAAGCAGACTTCGTTATCTACAACACCTGTACTGTCCGTGAAAATGCGAATCTGCGTGTTTACGGACGTCTGGGACAGCTTGGTGCAAAGAAGAAAAAGAATCCGCATATGTTCATCGGACTCTGCGGATGTATGATGCAGGAACCGACTGTTGTAGAGAAGATCAAGAAGAGCTATCGGTTTGTTGACCTGATCTTTGGAACTCACAATATTTATAAATTTGCAGAACTGATCGTGACAAGATTTGAATCTGAGAGAATGGTGATCGATATCTGGAAGGATACCGATAAGATTGTGGAGGATCTTCCGAGCGAACGTAAATTTTCCTTCAAATCCGGTGTTAACATCATGTTCGGATGTAACAATTTCTGCAGCTACTGTATCGTACCGTATGTGCGTGGACGTGAGAGAAGCCGTAATCCCAAAGATATCATTCGCGAGATTGAAGGACTTGTGGCAGATGGTGTGGTAGAAGTTATGCTCCTTGGTCAGAATGTAAATTCTTATGGAAAGAATCTGGAAGAGCCGATGACATTTGCACAGCTTCTTCAGGAGATTGAGAAGATTGAAGGACTGGAGAGAATCCGCTTTATGACTTCCCATCCAAAGGATTTATCAGATGAACTGATTGATGTGATGGCACATTCCAAGAAAATCTGCAAGCATCTGCATCTTCCGGTTCAGTCAGGAAGCAGCAGGATCCTGCAGAAGATGAACCGTCATTACACCAAGGAGCATTATCTTGAGGTGGTAAGAAAGATCCGCGAAGCAGTGCCGGATATTTCCCTTACAACGGATATTATCGTCGGATTCCCTGGGGAGACAGAGGAAGATTTTCAGGATACTCTGGATATTGTAAGACAGGTGCGTTATGACAGTGCCTTTACTTTTATCTATTCCAAGAGAACAGGAACCCCTGCGGCAGCAATGGAAGATCAGGTTCCTGACGATGTGGTAAAAGACCGTTTTGATCGCCTTTTAAAAGAGGTGCAGCAGATTTCGGCGGAAGTATGCTCTGTACATCAGGGAACCACACAGGATGTGCTGGTAGAAAGTGTCAACGATCATGATCCGTCATTGGTGACAGGACGAATGAGCAACAACCTCCTGGTACATTTCCCGGGAGATGAAAGCATGATCGGTAAGATCGTGACAGTTTACTTAAAAGAGGCAAAAGGCTTCTATTATATGGGAGAACTCTGTAAATAA
- a CDS encoding GH25 family lysozyme codes for MALNGIDIASYQTGIDLSVVPCDFVIVKATEGTGYVNPDFTRAYAQAKNAGKCLGIYHYATGGDYQKEADYFLDRIGKRVGEAILCLDWEGTGNPAFGSSDFAWCKSWLDYVYQKTGVRPLLYCSQSVAYKFANIGNCGLWIAQYADMNATGYQDKPWNEGAYTCAIRQYSSCGRLNGWGGNLDLDKFYGDKDAWNKYAGKGNTTKPAETPKPTVNTPSGSTLDLVVGVMQGKYGAGDNRKNALGTRYNEVQSFIDHIYSASVDTLVNEVKAGKYGNGDTRKVVLGSRYTEVQNKINAASARKSNEQIAQEVLAGKWGNGNDRKNRLSAAGYDYNTIQNIVNGKSGASSAQYYTVQSGDTLSGIAAKYGTSYQKVAQLNGLSNPNMIYAGQRLRVK; via the coding sequence ATGGCATTAAACGGAATTGATATTGCAAGTTATCAGACAGGAATTGACCTCAGTGTAGTACCGTGCGATTTTGTGATCGTAAAGGCAACAGAGGGAACAGGCTACGTGAACCCGGATTTCACAAGAGCTTATGCACAGGCTAAGAACGCCGGAAAGTGTCTCGGTATCTACCATTATGCGACTGGTGGAGATTACCAGAAAGAAGCGGATTACTTCCTTGATAGGATTGGAAAACGTGTAGGTGAAGCAATTCTCTGCCTTGATTGGGAGGGAACAGGCAACCCGGCGTTCGGTAGCTCAGATTTTGCATGGTGCAAGAGCTGGCTTGACTATGTATACCAGAAAACAGGCGTAAGACCTCTTCTGTACTGTTCACAGTCTGTAGCCTATAAATTCGCTAATATCGGCAATTGCGGACTCTGGATTGCACAGTACGCAGACATGAACGCCACAGGCTATCAGGATAAGCCGTGGAATGAGGGAGCTTATACTTGTGCTATCCGGCAGTATAGCTCTTGTGGTAGATTGAATGGATGGGGCGGTAATCTCGATCTGGATAAATTCTATGGCGACAAGGACGCATGGAACAAATACGCCGGAAAAGGAAACACAACCAAGCCGGCAGAAACACCAAAACCGACAGTGAATACTCCGAGCGGATCCACGCTCGATCTGGTTGTTGGAGTCATGCAAGGAAAATACGGGGCTGGCGACAACCGCAAGAACGCCCTTGGAACACGGTATAACGAAGTCCAGAGCTTCATCGACCATATCTATTCTGCATCAGTAGATACACTGGTGAACGAAGTGAAAGCTGGTAAATATGGTAACGGTGACACAAGAAAGGTTGTTCTCGGTAGTCGTTACACAGAAGTACAGAACAAGATCAATGCTGCATCTGCCAGAAAATCAAATGAGCAGATCGCACAGGAAGTTCTTGCCGGTAAATGGGGCAACGGAAACGACAGAAAGAATCGTCTTTCAGCTGCCGGATATGACTACAATACAATTCAGAATATTGTGAATGGTAAATCCGGTGCTTCATCCGCACAGTATTACACTGTCCAGTCTGGAGATACGCTTTCCGGTATTGCAGCTAAATACGGCACGTCCTACCAGAAGGTTGCGCAGCTGAATGGATTGTCTAATCCGAATATGATCTATGCCGGACAGCGGTTAAGAGTAAAATAA
- a CDS encoding phage holin family protein produces the protein MEQIMNYVKPELVVVAIALYFVGIGLKNTEKVADKYIPAILGVVGITICGIYVVATCDLKGTQNIAMAIFTAIVQGILVAGLSNYVNQLIKQMNKDE, from the coding sequence ATGGAACAGATTATGAATTATGTGAAACCAGAACTGGTTGTAGTCGCAATTGCACTATATTTTGTTGGAATCGGTCTGAAAAATACCGAAAAGGTTGCAGACAAGTATATTCCGGCAATACTCGGTGTTGTTGGAATTACTATCTGCGGTATCTACGTGGTAGCAACTTGCGATCTTAAAGGTACACAAAATATTGCAATGGCTATTTTTACGGCAATTGTACAGGGAATTTTAGTGGCTGGACTTAGTAATTATGTGAACCAGTTGATTAAGCAGATGAATAAGGACGAATAG
- a CDS encoding putative ABC transporter permease gives MKKLRPLILFTIGGLIYILIELVARGRTHWTMFIVGGVAFFLIGCINEKCRKMPLVRQMLIGAIVITALEFVCGCIVNLWLDWNVWNYSNMPFNLFGQICLPFSILWFFLSAVAVVLDDYIRHLLWGKKIPHYKLF, from the coding sequence ATGAAGAAATTAAGACCGCTGATTCTGTTTACGATTGGCGGTCTGATTTATATATTGATTGAACTTGTTGCAAGAGGACGCACTCATTGGACGATGTTTATTGTTGGAGGGGTGGCGTTTTTCCTTATTGGTTGTATCAACGAAAAATGCCGGAAGATGCCATTGGTAAGGCAGATGTTGATCGGTGCGATTGTGATTACTGCATTGGAATTTGTATGTGGCTGTATCGTGAATTTATGGCTCGATTGGAATGTTTGGAATTACAGTAATATGCCATTCAATTTATTTGGTCAGATATGTTTACCGTTTTCAATTTTGTGGTTCTTCCTATCAGCCGTAGCAGTTGTACTTGATGATTATATAAGACATTTATTATGGGGCAAGAAAATACCGCACTACAAATTATTTTAA
- a CDS encoding transglycosylase SLT domain-containing protein, with translation MSENEIDSLEIVVEAEANRANRALSGLEKRINKAATALEKFMVMAQGGISFKNVDVDKLFSGNAMDSAARKQGKKLADELISGFNLNKAGSEVQRQVRELTQKISGGLSANGGKPYSGLSNDLDALGKITAKNGSVAKSTSEEYQKLYNWIKTTSKIKITPETAKSLGDTYKNRVPVMKQKLSTKSGIELDSFYNEAKDMFPGLLKDANNVEDEFYQLNSALEKFYETSNSFYKPEWMEDAAYESVISGVNEIVAGIKKAKSESSDLTGSLKGVADTGKSFSDIFGAGMNTSGLERIVELTGSVRGQSASGRANRSDLKYPAQEFETLVDKFKDSSLGVDFSGMDSKQLQSKLAEYERAYERTWQSISDIRELEGTDTLGGKDWYKKIMQMNQYSNAIDEATEALKKLQNVSTADVPVTHFDANDTHNDSGSDVARTEPTSGKFMGYDPDAMKAVFGEGAENLHNYNDVMKEFGGTAFEAFNKLNDSVGRIDSSKVNTFEEQIKRLKKQLAELAQQGFSQDDPEYDRVARKLARVQVAKKQYDQEMQKAAKADLGVDEARATGNAIENATKKANIFKRAVSGIKGVANNINPVKKSFDKVGKSIQNAKNLASKAIHPFRTLKELLGDSDGGNKRYRMSFGRMIGSSIMFSTIFGAISQIKQAIKEGSDNLVQYSSEYNKSISGMVSSLLYLKNAWAVAFAPVVNVVGPYIESFIDMLAGALNTVGQFMAALTGKGFVVQAKKAWKDYGAGLDTTKDKANDTAKAIKDLQNYTLGIDELNVIQPADNSGDSGSGSGSGGSSSGSPSISDMFETIEVPNSMNKLADKFKEAIKNSDFTDIGKMLGDKLSSAMESIPWKTVYRKADNFGKDLATFLNGLISPRLFYDLGATIAGSINTALHASNSFAVNFDWKNLGDSLAAGITGFFETWDAELSAETFSHFGEGLLEAITGLIDGLAEDKTWEKIGQKIVDFICGIDWKGLAWDFKEFFKALKKALINFPEDFKTGVQKGLFNAIFGDKMSDEDMKKSMDTFDKMNELSKKISENLFKTPSQMMGLSDEDIKAADDAAKENFEDIGDWFKKRKEDIENAQGDIADWFSKKYQDARTGTENAFQDIGTWYADRKTDVKNAQSDIADWFGRKYEDARTRVTDTFQNIGGWFGQKKTDIQTNMDNISDWFNAKFKGARGYVASAFQNIGSWFGDKRTAIQNNMGSISTWFRDTFRKAYDGITGIFDKIGSYFRGIGDKIKSPIRNALNGVIGGVNWVLGKLGSGKTYPYVNFATGTDGVAHDTLGVVNDQTGSTYRELVQFPNGKTIIPRGRNVMLPMPKGTKVLPADQTKALMRMQNIPHFKSGIGDFFGNAWAKVKDFTGDILDYVENPRKLMQIAIDKFTDLTGALEPGLSMAKGAVNSVFDAAVNSIKGLLSDFGGTNVKYNPSAGVEQWRKLAKKALKLTGQYSESNLNRLLMQMQSESSGNPNAINNWDSNAKAGIPSKGLMQVIDPTFRSYALAPYNKNIYDPLSNMIAAIRYTVSRYGSLSRGWNGHGYANGGFPMNGEVYVANENGFGSEYIGSIGNRHVVANNNQIVESVSSGVEKANDETNALLRTVIEYQKLILKKDTSVNMDGKRMDKQISKARRNTGFSFSPT, from the coding sequence ATGTCTGAAAACGAAATTGATAGCTTAGAGATAGTAGTTGAAGCAGAAGCGAATCGGGCGAACAGAGCTTTGTCTGGTCTGGAAAAAAGAATCAATAAAGCTGCTACGGCACTGGAAAAATTCATGGTAATGGCACAGGGCGGTATTTCTTTTAAGAATGTTGATGTAGATAAATTGTTCTCTGGCAATGCTATGGATAGTGCTGCAAGGAAACAAGGAAAGAAACTTGCCGATGAACTTATCAGCGGATTCAATCTTAATAAAGCTGGTTCAGAAGTACAAAGACAGGTTCGTGAGCTTACACAGAAGATTTCTGGTGGATTGTCTGCGAATGGTGGAAAGCCATATAGTGGATTAAGCAATGATCTTGATGCACTTGGAAAGATTACGGCAAAGAATGGTTCTGTAGCAAAATCAACTTCTGAAGAATATCAGAAATTATACAACTGGATTAAAACTACAAGTAAAATCAAGATTACGCCGGAAACAGCTAAATCTCTTGGTGATACTTACAAAAACAGAGTTCCGGTAATGAAACAGAAACTTTCTACCAAAAGTGGAATAGAGTTGGACTCTTTTTACAATGAAGCGAAAGATATGTTTCCGGGACTTCTTAAAGATGCAAACAATGTTGAGGATGAATTTTATCAGCTCAACAGTGCATTGGAAAAATTCTATGAGACAAGCAATTCTTTCTACAAACCAGAATGGATGGAAGATGCTGCGTATGAAAGCGTTATATCTGGTGTTAATGAGATTGTTGCCGGTATTAAAAAAGCAAAATCCGAATCCAGTGATTTGACTGGTTCTCTGAAAGGTGTTGCCGATACTGGAAAGTCTTTTTCTGATATCTTCGGTGCTGGAATGAATACTTCTGGTCTTGAAAGAATTGTTGAGCTTACCGGTAGTGTTCGCGGTCAGAGTGCTTCTGGTAGGGCAAATAGAAGTGATTTGAAATATCCAGCTCAGGAATTTGAGACACTTGTTGATAAATTCAAGGATTCTTCGCTTGGAGTCGATTTTTCTGGAATGGACTCTAAACAGCTTCAAAGTAAGCTTGCTGAATATGAGAGGGCTTATGAAAGAACCTGGCAGTCAATTTCAGATATTCGTGAATTAGAGGGCACAGATACTTTAGGTGGTAAAGACTGGTATAAAAAGATTATGCAGATGAACCAGTATTCCAATGCCATTGATGAAGCTACTGAGGCTCTTAAAAAATTACAGAATGTAAGTACGGCAGATGTCCCTGTTACGCATTTTGATGCGAATGATACTCATAATGATTCCGGCTCTGATGTTGCCAGAACAGAGCCTACTTCTGGAAAATTCATGGGTTATGATCCGGATGCAATGAAAGCTGTTTTTGGTGAGGGTGCTGAAAATCTTCATAACTATAACGATGTCATGAAGGAATTCGGAGGAACTGCTTTTGAAGCTTTCAATAAACTTAATGATTCTGTAGGCAGAATTGATTCTTCAAAGGTGAATACATTTGAAGAGCAGATCAAGAGATTAAAGAAGCAGTTAGCAGAGCTGGCGCAGCAAGGATTTTCACAAGACGACCCAGAGTATGACAGAGTAGCTAGAAAACTTGCAAGAGTTCAGGTTGCGAAAAAACAGTACGATCAGGAAATGCAGAAAGCTGCGAAAGCTGATTTGGGTGTTGATGAAGCACGTGCAACCGGAAATGCGATTGAAAATGCTACGAAGAAAGCAAATATATTCAAAAGAGCAGTAAGCGGAATAAAAGGTGTTGCCAATAACATAAATCCCGTAAAAAAATCATTTGATAAAGTTGGAAAATCAATTCAAAATGCGAAGAATCTTGCAAGCAAAGCGATTCATCCGTTCCGTACATTGAAAGAGCTTCTTGGCGACTCTGACGGTGGCAACAAAAGATACAGAATGTCATTTGGAAGAATGATAGGTTCGTCCATTATGTTCTCAACCATTTTTGGAGCTATCAGCCAGATAAAACAGGCAATCAAGGAAGGTTCGGACAACCTTGTACAGTATAGCTCTGAATATAACAAAAGTATTTCTGGAATGGTTTCATCCTTATTATATTTGAAAAATGCGTGGGCGGTTGCGTTTGCACCGGTTGTGAATGTAGTCGGACCGTATATAGAATCTTTCATTGATATGCTTGCCGGTGCACTGAATACAGTTGGTCAGTTTATGGCTGCGCTTACCGGAAAAGGTTTTGTTGTACAAGCTAAAAAAGCATGGAAAGATTACGGCGCTGGACTTGATACAACAAAAGATAAAGCAAATGATACTGCAAAAGCAATTAAGGATTTACAGAATTATACTCTCGGCATTGATGAATTAAATGTCATTCAGCCGGCAGATAATTCCGGCGATTCTGGTAGTGGTTCCGGCTCTGGCGGAAGCTCTAGCGGAAGTCCATCTATCTCAGATATGTTTGAAACGATAGAAGTTCCAAACTCTATGAATAAACTGGCTGATAAGTTTAAAGAAGCTATCAAAAACTCCGATTTTACCGATATCGGAAAGATGCTCGGAGATAAGCTGAGTTCTGCGATGGAGAGTATTCCGTGGAAAACGGTTTATCGTAAAGCTGATAATTTTGGAAAAGACTTGGCTACATTCCTTAATGGATTGATTTCGCCACGTCTTTTTTATGATTTAGGAGCTACAATTGCCGGTTCAATCAATACTGCGTTACATGCGTCAAATTCATTTGCAGTCAATTTTGACTGGAAAAATCTTGGAGATTCATTAGCTGCTGGTATTACCGGATTCTTTGAGACTTGGGATGCTGAGTTAAGCGCTGAAACATTCAGTCATTTTGGCGAAGGTCTTCTTGAAGCAATTACTGGTTTAATAGATGGTCTGGCAGAGGATAAAACGTGGGAGAAAATCGGACAGAAGATAGTTGATTTTATCTGTGGCATTGATTGGAAAGGTCTTGCGTGGGATTTTAAAGAGTTTTTTAAAGCTTTAAAAAAAGCACTTATTAACTTTCCGGAAGATTTTAAAACGGGAGTGCAAAAAGGACTTTTTAACGCAATCTTTGGAGATAAAATGTCTGACGAAGATATGAAAAAATCCATGGATACTTTCGATAAGATGAATGAACTGTCTAAGAAAATTAGCGAAAACCTATTCAAAACTCCTAGCCAAATGATGGGATTATCCGATGAAGATATTAAAGCCGCTGATGACGCAGCGAAAGAAAATTTTGAAGATATCGGAGATTGGTTTAAAAAAAGAAAAGAAGATATAGAGAACGCACAAGGTGATATTGCTGATTGGTTCTCAAAAAAATATCAAGATGCAAGAACTGGAACAGAAAATGCATTTCAGGACATTGGTACTTGGTATGCAGATAGAAAAACCGATGTAAAAAATGCACAGAGCGATATTGCTGATTGGTTTGGAAGAAAATATGAAGATGCACGTACACGCGTGACTGATACATTTCAGAATATCGGTGGATGGTTTGGTCAGAAGAAAACTGATATTCAAACCAATATGGATAACATTTCTGACTGGTTTAATGCGAAGTTCAAGGGCGCAAGAGGTTATGTTGCATCTGCGTTTCAGAATATCGGTTCATGGTTTGGAGATAAAAGAACAGCTATTCAGAATAACATGGGTTCTATTTCAACATGGTTTAGGGATACTTTCCGAAAAGCTTATGATGGAATCACTGGTATTTTCGATAAAATAGGTTCTTATTTTCGGGGCATTGGCGACAAAATCAAATCACCTATTCGAAATGCCTTAAATGGCGTTATTGGTGGCGTGAACTGGGTACTTGGAAAACTAGGATCTGGAAAAACATATCCGTATGTGAACTTTGCAACTGGTACTGATGGTGTAGCGCATGACACACTTGGTGTTGTCAATGACCAAACCGGAAGTACATACCGTGAGTTGGTGCAGTTTCCGAACGGGAAAACAATCATTCCTAGAGGCCGTAATGTAATGTTACCAATGCCAAAAGGAACAAAAGTACTCCCGGCAGACCAGACAAAAGCATTGATGCGGATGCAGAATATTCCTCATTTCAAGAGCGGTATCGGAGATTTCTTTGGTAATGCTTGGGCGAAGGTCAAAGATTTCACGGGAGATATTCTTGATTATGTAGAAAATCCGAGAAAGCTTATGCAAATTGCAATTGACAAATTCACGGATTTGACTGGCGCGCTTGAACCTGGATTATCTATGGCGAAAGGTGCTGTCAACTCTGTATTCGATGCGGCTGTGAATAGCATTAAAGGTCTTTTGAGCGATTTCGGTGGTACGAATGTTAAATATAATCCGTCTGCCGGAGTAGAGCAGTGGAGAAAGCTTGCTAAGAAAGCATTGAAATTGACTGGACAGTACAGTGAATCAAATCTGAATCGTCTGTTGATGCAGATGCAGTCCGAGTCAAGCGGTAATCCGAATGCTATCAACAACTGGGATAGCAATGCAAAAGCCGGTATTCCGTCAAAGGGACTTATGCAGGTGATTGATCCGACATTCCGTAGTTATGCACTTGCACCATACAACAAAAATATTTATGATCCGCTTTCCAATATGATAGCTGCTATTCGATACACGGTATCAAGATATGGTAGCTTATCACGTGGCTGGAATGGACATGGATATGCTAATGGTGGCTTCCCAATGAATGGCGAAGTCTATGTTGCCAATGAAAACGGATTCGGCTCTGAATATATTGGAAGCATTGGAAATCGTCATGTTGTAGCGAATAACAATCAGATTGTAGAGAGTGTAAGCTCTGGTGTTGAAAAGGCGAATGATGAAACAAATGCACTTTTAAGAACAGTTATTGAATATCAGAAATTGATTCTTAAAAAGGATACAAGCGTAAATATGGATGGAAAAAGAATGGATAAGCAGATATCAAAGGCGCGTAGAAATACGGGCTTTTCTTTTTCGCCAACGTAG
- a CDS encoding phage tail tube protein produces the protein MSAGMSTINTVLKAGATASALTQLCKIKSYPQLGGERETIETTDMEDNAQTFVPGVQSVSAMQFTCNYDKEKYASIKETANTDQIYELDFGADGKDGKFSWKGQHDVFVNEGAVNGAREMTLSILPSTEIYNKDAATQFPG, from the coding sequence ATGTCAGCTGGAATGAGCACAATTAACACTGTACTTAAAGCCGGTGCTACTGCATCAGCTCTTACACAGTTATGCAAAATCAAAAGCTATCCGCAGTTAGGTGGAGAAAGAGAAACTATTGAAACAACTGATATGGAAGATAATGCACAGACATTTGTTCCTGGCGTACAGTCAGTAAGCGCAATGCAGTTTACTTGTAACTACGATAAGGAAAAATATGCATCTATCAAAGAAACAGCCAATACAGATCAGATTTATGAGCTTGATTTTGGCGCAGATGGAAAAGACGGAAAGTTCTCTTGGAAAGGACAGCATGACGTTTTTGTAAATGAGGGTGCTGTGAATGGAGCAAGAGAAATGACTCTTTCCATTCTGCCATCTACAGAAATTTACAATAAGGATGCTGCTACTCAGTTTCCTGGGTAA